A portion of the Sphingobacterium spiritivorum genome contains these proteins:
- the smc gene encoding chromosome segregation protein SMC, whose product MQLTKLEIKGFKSFGDKITINFNDGVTAIVGPNGCGKSNVVDAIRWVMGEQSTRALRSEKMENIIFNGTKNRKPANLAEVSLTFNNTKNILPTEFSTVNITRKLYRNGESEYRLNDVKCRLKDITDLFLDTGLGADTYSIIELKMIDEIINNKDNSRRNLFEEASGISKYKVRKKQTLSKLKETENDLSRVDDLLFEIGKNLKSLENQAKKADKYFRLKDEYKDASVSLAYFKLADFSQDLEKLEEQETAQQEVIQQNQSQIGLQETELQEKKKDILAKEKNLSVQQKSTHEYINKIRAYESEKKIKNEQMRHLQEKETRLSTELANDKQQLNHAFYNIKRLNEELFEEQSKFDSIKTDLDSNKTEVEELRVQQQSAKAKLDSFQKERAEIQSRIYQLEKDIAVLNIQKDALQQESLRNVSDTASKETELNQFNIAVADLEGRVDSQQQQYESAIQSESELQLQITATESELQSVKDELNRQSRIADAKQNEYNLTKSLVDNLEGFPESIRFLRKSAGWKKQFPLFSDILFCKEDYRVAVENYLEPIMNHYVVDSQQDAVHAIQLLSDASRGRANFFVLDAITSHPNAAPVIQDEKLIRALDVITVEEKYRTLCEILLQHVFILKHGESADLETQLPKDDTIILHKEGRFAKNRLGLMGGSVGLFEGKRIGRAKNLENLAKEIKTLNQQIVELQDREVEQSGKLVSLKNNSQRETIDELRHQLNRLNNELISVKTKQEQYQTFITNSHNRKQDIEDKITTITNDLLTADPTLQDLKIENQKRDLEVQDLQENFNEISEILTEKSAVFNQQNIHFHQQQNKVSGIQKDLEYRDVQKETFEVRIEKNTIEYEQVQQSIKDTLQHVDHNDEDLLAMYAQKESLEKGLQEIEEDFYASRKIINDLEEAIAQSRKSKELTDMLIGEIKDKKTKLQIDLNALRERLSVEFNIDLKDLLETEPPETSLSQQALQMTCEKIKKQLDEYGTINPMAKEAYDEMNERSEFITKEKSDLLEAKNSLMATIKEIDDSAKDKFMTAFTMIRENFIRVFRSLFNEEDSCDLTLSDPDNPLESDIDIIARPKGKRPLSINQLSGGEKTLTSTALLFSLYLLKPAPFCIFDEVDAPLDDTNIDKFNNIIREFSNDSQFIVVSHNKRTIASTDVIYGVTMVEQGISRVVAVDLRDVA is encoded by the coding sequence ATGCAGTTAACGAAGTTGGAGATAAAGGGGTTTAAAAGTTTTGGAGACAAAATAACAATCAACTTTAATGATGGTGTGACCGCTATTGTAGGCCCTAACGGTTGCGGAAAATCCAATGTGGTAGATGCTATCCGTTGGGTAATGGGTGAACAAAGTACAAGGGCGCTGCGTTCGGAAAAGATGGAAAACATTATTTTCAACGGTACTAAAAACCGTAAGCCTGCGAATCTGGCCGAAGTATCTCTCACCTTTAATAATACAAAGAATATTCTTCCTACAGAGTTCTCAACGGTGAATATTACCCGAAAACTGTATCGAAACGGAGAAAGTGAATATAGACTGAATGATGTAAAATGTCGTTTAAAAGACATCACGGATCTTTTTCTGGATACAGGTCTTGGTGCTGATACGTATTCCATCATTGAACTGAAAATGATTGATGAGATCATCAATAATAAAGATAATTCCCGCCGGAATCTGTTTGAAGAAGCCTCCGGTATATCCAAGTATAAGGTGCGCAAAAAGCAAACGCTTTCTAAACTGAAGGAAACAGAAAATGATCTTAGCCGCGTGGATGACCTTTTGTTTGAGATTGGCAAGAATCTGAAGAGTCTTGAAAATCAGGCAAAGAAAGCGGATAAATATTTCCGTCTCAAAGATGAGTATAAAGATGCCAGTGTAAGTCTGGCTTATTTTAAACTTGCAGATTTCAGTCAGGACCTGGAAAAGCTGGAAGAACAGGAAACTGCACAACAGGAAGTAATCCAGCAAAATCAATCCCAGATCGGGCTCCAGGAAACAGAACTGCAAGAAAAGAAAAAGGATATTCTTGCTAAAGAGAAAAATCTGTCCGTGCAACAAAAGAGTACGCACGAATATATCAATAAGATAAGAGCATACGAATCTGAGAAAAAGATCAAAAATGAGCAGATGCGTCATTTGCAGGAAAAAGAAACGAGGCTCAGTACCGAACTGGCAAATGATAAACAACAGCTCAATCATGCGTTCTATAATATTAAGAGACTCAATGAGGAACTCTTTGAGGAACAATCTAAATTTGACAGCATCAAAACGGATCTGGATTCAAACAAGACCGAAGTAGAAGAGCTGAGGGTACAGCAACAGTCTGCTAAAGCGAAACTAGATAGTTTTCAAAAAGAAAGAGCCGAGATTCAAAGCCGGATCTATCAGCTGGAAAAAGATATCGCCGTACTCAATATACAAAAAGATGCTCTTCAGCAGGAATCGCTGCGCAATGTCAGTGATACTGCTTCTAAAGAAACAGAATTAAATCAATTTAATATCGCTGTTGCAGATCTTGAAGGTCGGGTAGATTCTCAGCAACAACAATACGAATCCGCTATACAGTCAGAAAGCGAACTACAGCTACAAATCACTGCTACGGAGTCCGAATTACAGTCTGTAAAGGATGAACTCAACAGACAAAGTCGTATAGCGGATGCTAAACAAAACGAATACAATCTAACGAAGTCACTGGTTGACAATCTGGAAGGATTTCCCGAATCCATCCGTTTTTTACGCAAAAGTGCAGGTTGGAAAAAGCAGTTTCCGCTATTCTCTGATATTCTTTTTTGTAAAGAAGACTATCGTGTCGCAGTAGAGAATTACCTGGAGCCTATTATGAATCATTATGTAGTAGATTCTCAACAGGATGCAGTACACGCCATCCAACTATTGAGTGATGCTTCGAGAGGTAGAGCTAACTTTTTTGTTTTGGACGCGATCACGTCACATCCTAACGCTGCACCTGTTATTCAGGATGAAAAACTGATCCGGGCTCTGGATGTGATCACCGTAGAAGAAAAGTACAGAACGTTGTGTGAGATTTTACTACAACATGTTTTTATTCTGAAACACGGAGAGTCTGCCGATCTGGAAACACAGCTTCCAAAGGATGATACTATCATACTACACAAAGAGGGACGATTTGCAAAAAACAGATTAGGGCTTATGGGTGGTTCCGTAGGTTTATTTGAAGGAAAGAGAATCGGAAGAGCCAAAAACCTTGAAAATCTGGCAAAAGAGATCAAAACTTTGAACCAACAGATCGTAGAATTGCAAGACCGTGAAGTAGAACAGTCCGGTAAACTGGTATCGCTCAAAAACAATTCACAACGGGAAACTATAGATGAGTTGCGCCACCAGCTTAACCGTCTCAACAATGAACTGATATCCGTCAAAACCAAACAGGAACAGTATCAGACATTTATTACCAACAGTCATAATCGCAAGCAGGATATTGAAGATAAGATCACGACCATTACCAATGATCTGTTGACAGCAGATCCTACCCTGCAGGATCTGAAGATAGAGAACCAGAAGAGAGATCTGGAAGTACAGGATTTGCAGGAAAACTTTAATGAAATATCGGAGATCCTGACTGAAAAATCAGCTGTTTTCAATCAACAGAATATTCATTTTCATCAGCAACAGAATAAAGTATCGGGTATTCAGAAAGATCTGGAATACAGAGATGTTCAGAAAGAAACATTTGAAGTCCGTATAGAAAAGAATACTATTGAATACGAACAGGTACAACAAAGTATAAAAGATACCCTCCAGCACGTAGATCATAATGATGAGGATCTGCTGGCTATGTATGCTCAGAAAGAGTCACTGGAAAAAGGGTTACAGGAAATAGAAGAAGATTTCTATGCCTCACGCAAAATCATCAATGATCTGGAAGAAGCAATAGCACAGTCGCGCAAATCAAAAGAGCTTACCGATATGCTGATCGGTGAGATTAAAGATAAAAAGACCAAATTACAGATCGATCTGAATGCCCTTCGGGAACGTCTTTCTGTAGAATTCAATATTGACCTCAAAGACCTTCTGGAAACTGAACCTCCGGAAACAAGCCTGTCGCAACAAGCATTGCAGATGACATGCGAAAAGATCAAGAAGCAACTGGATGAGTACGGAACAATCAATCCTATGGCCAAAGAAGCCTATGATGAAATGAATGAGCGATCGGAATTCATTACGAAAGAAAAGTCTGATCTGCTGGAAGCTAAAAATTCGTTAATGGCGACTATCAAAGAGATTGATGATTCTGCCAAAGATAAATTTATGACAGCATTTACTATGATCCGTGAAAACTTTATCCGTGTATTCCGTTCTTTATTTAATGAAGAAGACAGTTGTGACCTGACTCTTTCTGATCCAGACAATCCACTGGAGTCTGATATAGACATTATTGCACGTCCTAAAGGAAAGCGTCCGCTTTCTATCAATCAGTTGTCCGGAGGAGAGAAGACATTAACTTCTACCGCACTGTTATTCTCCCTGTATCTGCTCAAGCCTGCGCCTTTCTGTATATTCGACGAGGTAGATGCACCGCTTGATGATACCAATATTGATAAATTCAACAATATTATCCGTGAATTCTCTAACGATTCACAATTTATTGTCGTATCGCACAACAAGCGTACAATAGCAAGTACAGATGTCATCTACGGTGTGACGATGGTAGAACAAGGAATATCCAGAGTAGTTGCTGTCGACCTGAGGGATGTCGCTTAA
- a CDS encoding regulatory protein RecX, translating into MQDDEKKKKILTAAQAKLKAESYCAYQERAQQEVRDKLYDWGLHQEDVENIIVELISDNFLNEERFALAYASGKFRMKGWGKIKIKQGLTFKKVSPPLIKQALASIDYDEYLSRLANILQKKAASLKESDPYIRKNKLAQYASGRGYESTEIWDILKENID; encoded by the coding sequence ATGCAGGACGATGAAAAGAAAAAGAAGATACTGACAGCAGCACAGGCGAAGCTAAAAGCGGAGAGCTATTGTGCTTATCAGGAGCGTGCACAACAGGAAGTAAGAGACAAACTCTATGATTGGGGTCTGCATCAGGAGGATGTAGAGAATATTATTGTCGAGCTTATTTCGGACAATTTCCTCAATGAAGAGCGGTTTGCCCTGGCCTATGCTTCGGGCAAATTCAGAATGAAAGGTTGGGGAAAAATAAAAATCAAACAGGGTCTTACTTTCAAAAAAGTATCACCTCCTCTAATCAAACAGGCTTTAGCATCTATTGATTACGATGAATACCTTTCCCGCCTTGCAAATATCCTGCAAAAGAAAGCAGCTTCTCTAAAAGAGAGCGATCCCTATATCCGTAAAAACAAGTTGGCTCAATATGCTTCGGGAAGAGGTTATGAAAGCACAGAAATATGGGATATCCTAAAAGAAAACATAGATTGA
- a CDS encoding bifunctional UDP-N-acetylmuramoyl-tripeptide:D-alanyl-D-alanine ligase/alanine racemase produces MYTISEIQDIIKPRRSYLADTKVSIHYLLYDSRKIAHEKLGIFFAFTGRQDGHLYIQDAYHKGVRNFILEKDTEQEVQMPDANILWVENSWTALQSLAQYNRSQFQGPVIGITGSNGKTIVKEWLFQLMSPEYKIYRSPKSYNSQLGVALSLWDLSNQYNLAIIEAGISHVGEMDRLEAMIKPTYGVLTNIGIAHQEGFASKLEKTEEKLRLFKDAETFIYPARYLEAVQIPYKPRKLSWGEEEDNQLEVYSIRKPENGQTYVTLYHGGKTFGISVPFTDSAAMENAITCVAVMLRFGYDTALIAERIKNLLPVEMRLELKNGKNNTSVIDDSYSNDLVSLQIALDFLNQQHQHANSILILSDIPGVTLTDEKNLNKLKRLVADRNLTQLILIGPVLKQYAEELAVPSQCYVSTADFIANLKEMEFRDATILLKGAREFHFEDISKLLVAKSHDTVLEINLNALEHNLNVYRGLVPKDVKIMAMVKAFSYGSGSFEIANLLQFNKVDYLTVAYADEGVELRNAGITLPIVVMSPDENAFESVVHNNLEPEIYSFRILNAFISFVKIKGLKNFPIHIKVDTGMHRLGFMPDEADALIDILNKQDVVRVQSAFSHLASAANPEDNAFTTEQIRKLDQFTEKLQDKLGYRFLRHIAATSGIELWPSAYFDMVRLGIGMYGVEASRTDLNLQTVGILKTNVTQIKHISASETVGYNRHGVLRRDSKIATIKIGYADGYDRRFGNGVGKMMINGVLVPTVGDICMDMCMLDVTDTGVSEEDEVIVFPDISKAAKSIGTIPYELLVNISQRVKRVYFYE; encoded by the coding sequence ATGTACACGATTTCAGAGATTCAGGATATTATAAAACCCCGCAGATCTTATTTAGCCGATACTAAAGTAAGCATTCATTACCTGCTATATGACAGTAGAAAGATTGCACATGAAAAATTAGGTATTTTCTTTGCCTTTACCGGACGTCAGGACGGACATCTTTATATTCAGGATGCTTATCATAAAGGCGTACGTAATTTTATTCTGGAAAAGGATACCGAGCAGGAAGTACAGATGCCTGATGCGAATATCCTTTGGGTTGAAAATTCATGGACAGCCCTGCAGTCATTGGCGCAATATAACAGATCACAATTTCAGGGACCAGTCATTGGTATTACAGGTAGTAACGGGAAAACTATAGTCAAGGAATGGTTATTTCAGCTGATGTCTCCGGAATATAAAATCTACAGAAGTCCTAAGAGTTACAATTCTCAACTGGGTGTAGCCTTATCTCTTTGGGATCTTTCCAATCAATATAATCTGGCTATTATCGAAGCAGGTATTAGTCATGTGGGTGAAATGGATCGTTTGGAAGCTATGATTAAGCCAACTTACGGTGTGTTGACCAATATCGGTATTGCTCATCAGGAAGGATTTGCCTCTAAACTGGAGAAAACAGAAGAAAAGCTCCGCTTATTTAAAGATGCGGAGACGTTTATTTATCCGGCCAGATATCTGGAGGCTGTGCAGATACCCTATAAACCGCGGAAACTTTCCTGGGGAGAAGAGGAAGATAATCAACTGGAAGTCTATTCTATCCGTAAACCGGAGAACGGACAAACATATGTAACATTATACCACGGAGGAAAGACATTTGGTATTTCAGTTCCGTTTACCGACAGTGCCGCTATGGAAAATGCCATTACATGTGTAGCGGTGATGTTGCGTTTCGGTTACGATACGGCTTTAATAGCTGAGCGGATCAAGAATCTGTTGCCGGTTGAGATGCGTCTGGAATTGAAGAACGGCAAAAATAATACATCGGTCATAGATGATTCCTACAGCAATGATCTGGTATCCCTGCAGATTGCTTTGGATTTTTTAAATCAACAGCATCAGCATGCGAATAGTATATTGATCTTATCCGATATTCCGGGTGTCACCCTGACGGATGAAAAAAATCTCAACAAGCTCAAGCGTCTGGTTGCAGACCGTAATCTGACTCAACTGATCTTAATAGGACCTGTACTGAAACAATACGCTGAAGAATTAGCGGTACCTTCTCAATGCTATGTATCTACAGCAGATTTTATTGCTAATCTTAAAGAGATGGAATTTCGGGATGCTACTATATTACTGAAAGGAGCACGTGAGTTCCATTTTGAGGACATCAGTAAGCTTTTAGTTGCAAAATCTCATGATACAGTCTTAGAGATTAATCTGAATGCTTTGGAGCATAATCTGAATGTGTATCGTGGTCTGGTACCCAAAGATGTGAAAATAATGGCTATGGTTAAGGCCTTTTCTTATGGAAGCGGCAGTTTCGAAATTGCGAATCTCTTGCAGTTTAATAAGGTAGATTATCTTACCGTAGCCTATGCGGATGAAGGTGTGGAATTACGTAATGCAGGAATTACATTGCCTATTGTTGTCATGAGTCCGGATGAAAATGCTTTTGAATCCGTAGTGCATAATAATCTTGAACCCGAAATCTATAGTTTTCGTATTCTCAATGCCTTCATTTCATTCGTTAAAATCAAAGGTTTAAAGAATTTTCCTATTCATATCAAGGTAGATACCGGTATGCACAGGTTGGGTTTTATGCCGGACGAAGCAGATGCCCTGATTGATATCTTGAATAAACAGGATGTGGTCAGAGTGCAATCGGCATTCTCTCATCTTGCCTCAGCTGCTAATCCAGAGGATAATGCTTTCACAACTGAGCAGATCCGAAAGTTGGATCAGTTTACGGAAAAACTGCAGGATAAATTAGGATACCGCTTTTTGCGTCATATAGCAGCTACTTCAGGTATTGAGCTTTGGCCGTCTGCTTATTTTGATATGGTGCGTTTAGGGATAGGGATGTATGGTGTTGAGGCAAGCAGAACGGATCTCAACCTGCAGACAGTAGGTATATTGAAGACCAATGTAACACAGATTAAGCATATCTCTGCATCGGAGACAGTCGGCTATAACCGCCATGGCGTATTACGTCGGGACAGTAAAATCGCAACGATCAAGATCGGCTATGCAGATGGATATGACCGTCGGTTTGGTAACGGAGTAGGGAAGATGATGATCAATGGAGTTCTGGTTCCGACAGTAGGGGATATCTGTATGGATATGTGTATGCTGGATGTTACGGACACCGGGGTAAGTGAAGAAGATGAAGTTATTGTGTTTCCGGATATTTCAAAGGCTGCAAAAAGTATAGGTACGATTCCATATGAATTGTTGGTCAATATTTCACAACGGGTAAAAAGAGTTTATTTTTACGAATAA
- a CDS encoding DUF502 domain-containing protein has translation MFSKIFRGFLNYLIKGTLVMVPLAGAIFLIVWIVASVDSTLNLTEHFLEDESGHPLYIPGIGILTVILILVLAGVIFTNFVTDPIKQWITRQINRIPLFNTLYSSIKDFTEAFVGDAKKFNEPVLVTVNDMGLKKIGFLTQHDLSKLNLPDDVIVYFPYSYSFAGQVVIVKADKVEKLNMSATDAMKLVVSGGVSGLE, from the coding sequence ATGTTTTCAAAAATTTTTAGAGGATTTTTAAACTATCTGATCAAGGGTACCTTGGTCATGGTTCCTTTAGCAGGAGCAATTTTTCTGATTGTCTGGATTGTAGCATCTGTAGATTCCACATTGAATCTGACTGAACATTTCTTAGAGGATGAAAGTGGCCATCCCTTGTATATTCCAGGTATCGGAATCTTAACTGTTATATTGATTTTAGTTCTGGCAGGTGTTATATTCACAAATTTTGTGACAGATCCGATTAAGCAGTGGATTACACGTCAGATTAACCGTATACCTTTATTTAACACCTTATATTCCTCTATCAAGGACTTCACAGAAGCCTTTGTCGGGGATGCCAAGAAATTCAATGAGCCGGTATTGGTTACGGTCAATGATATGGGGCTTAAGAAAATCGGATTTCTAACGCAGCATGATCTGAGCAAGCTCAATCTTCCGGATGATGTTATCGTTTACTTTCCTTATTCCTATTCTTTTGCCGGTCAGGTTGTAATCGTTAAGGCTGATAAAGTAGAAAAATTGAATATGTCTGCTACAGATGCGATGAAACTTGTTGTTTCCGGCGGTGTCAGCGGTTTGGAGTAA
- a CDS encoding HSP90 family protein: MEKKESYIFQVNLKGMISLLSEHLYSNPNTFVRELLQNAVDAITAFQNLDESHQGKITVHLEDKKMIFEDNGIGLTEAEIHKFIAVIGESSKRDSIDAQDFIGKFGIGLLSCFVVSNEIVLETRSAMSEQAIRWTGHANGTYEIEHITEPRAIGTRVMLTPKKEWIHLFAFSSLEQNLTYYGDLLPIPITCIEGDQELLINPAAGKWMEHDISKEELLEIGKKTFHTNFIDAFRIEAPSGGVKAIAYILPHKAQFSNRQQHKLYLKRMFLSDDDCRLLPRWAFFIRCIINSNQLQATASRESLMANENLKATQKEIAEAIKDYLRNIRTIDNKVYNGLINTHYLHIKAIAAEDNDMLRVFLDDLPFETNKGFRNFKNIKNYQDCIYYTPNIDDFKQMRRIAESQGILVINAAYTFEEELLKKAQYIDTAIQVKEITPQDIMARFRDLSPEQEIEYVTFIDKANDVLKPQNCEVLIKAYAPEDIPALYITGTDTIKSSSVKKSAANPLNDILGSFAAKKNENKPLLCLNGNNKLIGNLLSLKDDYMIRSIVHILYVQSLLLGKYPVSDTEMTLFNEAINDMLVMGIDNFLNI; encoded by the coding sequence ATGGAAAAAAAAGAGTCATATATTTTCCAGGTCAATCTGAAAGGGATGATTTCTCTCCTTTCAGAGCACCTGTACAGTAATCCGAATACTTTTGTACGTGAATTACTACAGAATGCAGTAGATGCAATCACAGCATTTCAAAATCTGGACGAATCGCATCAGGGAAAGATCACGGTCCATCTAGAAGACAAAAAGATGATATTCGAAGATAACGGAATCGGACTGACTGAAGCCGAAATTCATAAGTTTATTGCCGTTATCGGAGAGAGTTCCAAAAGAGACAGCATCGATGCGCAGGATTTTATCGGAAAATTTGGTATCGGCCTCCTTTCTTGTTTTGTGGTCAGCAATGAGATCGTTCTGGAAACGCGTTCAGCAATGAGTGAACAGGCAATTCGCTGGACCGGACACGCAAACGGAACATATGAGATTGAACATATCACAGAACCCCGGGCCATTGGAACACGTGTCATGCTGACGCCAAAGAAGGAATGGATCCATCTTTTTGCTTTTTCTTCTCTGGAACAGAATCTCACCTACTACGGCGATCTGCTCCCCATCCCCATCACCTGTATAGAAGGAGATCAGGAATTACTTATCAATCCTGCGGCCGGAAAATGGATGGAACATGATATCAGTAAAGAAGAATTGCTCGAAATCGGAAAAAAAACCTTTCACACCAACTTTATTGATGCTTTCCGTATTGAAGCTCCATCCGGAGGAGTAAAGGCTATAGCCTATATCCTACCCCATAAAGCACAATTTTCAAACCGTCAGCAACACAAACTGTATCTCAAAAGGATGTTTTTGAGTGATGACGACTGCAGACTGTTACCGCGATGGGCATTTTTCATCCGTTGTATTATCAACAGTAATCAGTTGCAGGCCACAGCTTCACGGGAATCATTAATGGCTAATGAGAACCTGAAAGCGACACAAAAAGAAATAGCGGAAGCTATCAAAGACTACCTGCGGAATATACGGACAATAGACAATAAAGTGTACAACGGTCTGATCAACACCCACTATCTGCATATCAAAGCGATAGCCGCAGAAGATAATGATATGCTTCGTGTGTTTCTGGATGACCTGCCTTTTGAGACGAATAAAGGATTCCGAAACTTTAAAAACATCAAAAATTATCAGGATTGCATCTATTATACACCCAATATTGATGACTTCAAACAAATGCGCAGAATTGCAGAATCACAGGGAATACTGGTGATCAATGCAGCATATACATTTGAGGAAGAGTTACTAAAAAAGGCACAATACATTGATACAGCTATTCAGGTAAAGGAAATTACACCACAAGATATCATGGCGCGCTTCCGGGATTTATCTCCCGAGCAGGAAATAGAATATGTAACCTTTATCGATAAGGCTAATGATGTGCTGAAACCTCAAAACTGTGAAGTGCTGATCAAAGCGTACGCACCTGAGGATATTCCGGCACTTTATATCACCGGTACAGATACGATCAAGTCATCATCTGTGAAAAAATCAGCGGCAAATCCTCTTAATGATATCTTAGGTTCATTCGCTGCCAAAAAGAATGAAAACAAACCCTTATTATGTCTCAACGGAAATAATAAACTGATCGGCAACCTGCTTTCCCTGAAAGACGATTATATGATCCGTTCTATTGTTCATATCTTATATGTACAGTCATTGCTTCTGGGTAAATATCCTGTCAGCGACACCGAGATGACACTATTCAACGAAGCCATTAATGACATGTTGGTCATGGGCATTGACAATTTTTTAAATATTTAG